A DNA window from Allokutzneria albata contains the following coding sequences:
- the pstC gene encoding phosphate ABC transporter permease subunit PstC — protein sequence MVRPGDRIFRALTSGAGVFIVVLIAAIGIFLLLRAVPSLQRDNVNFLLSRDWITNDPANLRFGIIDLLWVTVATSVVALVLATPVALGIALFLTQYAPRRLARSLAYVVDLLAAVPSIIFGLWGIQVLAPRLLPFAEWLNENLGWIPIFALGNVSTAGGGNIFISGVVLAVMILPIITAVSREIFERTPTAHIEGALALGATKWEVVRTTVLPFGKAGFISAAMLGLGRALGETIALTTILSATDAKPNYTIFDGGATFASRIALGSAEFNDNLTVGAYIAAGLVLFLITFAVNALARTVVAGKKEYA from the coding sequence GTGGTCAGGCCAGGCGACCGGATCTTCCGGGCCCTGACCTCCGGTGCCGGCGTGTTCATCGTGGTCCTGATCGCCGCGATCGGGATCTTCCTGCTGCTGCGGGCGGTTCCCTCGCTGCAGCGGGACAACGTCAACTTCCTGCTGAGCCGCGACTGGATCACCAACGACCCCGCGAACCTGCGCTTCGGCATCATCGACCTGCTGTGGGTCACCGTCGCGACCTCCGTGGTGGCACTGGTGCTGGCCACGCCGGTCGCGCTGGGCATCGCGCTGTTCCTCACCCAGTACGCGCCGCGCAGGCTGGCCCGCTCGCTCGCCTACGTCGTGGACCTGCTCGCCGCCGTGCCGTCGATCATCTTCGGCCTGTGGGGAATCCAGGTGCTCGCGCCGCGGCTGCTGCCGTTCGCGGAGTGGCTCAACGAGAACCTGGGCTGGATCCCGATCTTCGCGCTGGGCAACGTGTCCACGGCGGGCGGTGGCAACATCTTCATCTCCGGCGTCGTGCTCGCCGTGATGATCCTGCCGATCATCACCGCGGTCAGCAGGGAGATCTTCGAGCGCACGCCCACCGCGCACATCGAGGGCGCGCTCGCGCTCGGCGCGACCAAGTGGGAGGTCGTGCGCACCACTGTGCTGCCCTTCGGCAAGGCGGGCTTCATCAGCGCGGCCATGCTCGGCCTCGGCCGCGCGCTCGGCGAGACGATCGCGCTGACCACCATCCTCAGCGCCACCGACGCCAAGCCGAACTACACGATCTTCGACGGTGGCGCGACCTTCGCCTCGCGGATCGCGCTGGGCTCGGCGGAGTTCAACGACAACCTCACCGTCGGCGCCTACATCGCGGCCGGACTGGTGCTGTTCCTGATCACCTTCGCGGTCAACGCGCTCGCGCGGACCGTGGTGGCCGGGAAGAAGGAGTACGCATGA
- the pstS gene encoding phosphate ABC transporter substrate-binding protein PstS produces the protein MKIKQSGAAIGLVAVGALLLSACGSDNNTGAQGTSSALANLSVECGGKANISAEGSSAQKNAMDIFAKDFQAKCQGQRIAYTKSGSGKGISQFTAKQIDFGGTDSPLSKEKGEVDKAAQRCEGNPAWNLPLVFGPVALAYNLPNVNTVALTGELTAKIFSGQITKWNDPAIAAANPGAALPDKKIVVIYRSDESGTTENFQTYLKTVAPQAWTKGGGKKFTGGVGEGKESSDGVSSATKSTDGAITYVEWSFAKNAKLGIAKIDTGAGAVELTSASAAKAIDGAQIKGTGNDLVLDLNSIYGTKAAGAYPLLLATYEVVCSKGYDAETAKAVKAFLTVAANASASELEAAGYVALPETFKKKLTTAVSAIA, from the coding sequence GTGAAGATCAAGCAGAGCGGTGCCGCGATCGGTCTGGTGGCCGTGGGCGCCCTGCTGCTGTCCGCCTGTGGCAGCGACAACAACACCGGTGCCCAGGGCACGTCCAGCGCACTGGCGAACCTGAGCGTCGAGTGCGGCGGCAAGGCCAACATCTCGGCCGAGGGGTCCTCGGCGCAGAAGAACGCCATGGACATCTTCGCCAAGGACTTCCAGGCGAAGTGCCAGGGACAGCGGATCGCCTACACCAAGTCCGGCTCCGGCAAGGGCATCAGCCAGTTCACCGCGAAGCAGATCGACTTCGGCGGCACCGACTCCCCGCTGAGCAAGGAGAAGGGCGAGGTCGACAAGGCCGCGCAGCGCTGCGAGGGCAACCCGGCGTGGAACCTGCCGCTGGTGTTCGGCCCGGTCGCGCTGGCCTACAACCTGCCGAACGTGAACACCGTCGCGCTCACCGGCGAGCTGACCGCCAAGATCTTCAGCGGCCAGATCACCAAGTGGAACGACCCGGCGATCGCCGCGGCGAACCCGGGTGCGGCCCTGCCGGACAAGAAGATCGTGGTGATCTACCGCTCCGACGAGTCCGGCACCACCGAGAACTTCCAGACCTACCTCAAGACCGTGGCCCCGCAGGCGTGGACCAAGGGCGGCGGCAAGAAGTTCACCGGCGGCGTCGGTGAGGGCAAGGAGTCCTCCGACGGCGTCTCCAGCGCCACCAAGAGCACCGACGGTGCCATCACCTACGTCGAGTGGTCCTTCGCCAAGAACGCCAAGCTGGGCATCGCCAAGATCGACACCGGCGCCGGTGCGGTCGAGCTGACCTCGGCCAGCGCCGCCAAGGCCATCGACGGCGCGCAGATCAAGGGCACCGGCAACGACCTGGTGCTGGACCTGAACTCGATCTACGGCACCAAGGCGGCGGGCGCCTACCCGCTGCTGCTGGCGACCTACGAGGTGGTCTGCTCCAAGGGCTACGACGCCGAGACCGCCAAGGCCGTCAAGGCGTTCCTGACGGTGGCCGCCAACGCCTCGGCGAGCGAGCTGGAGGCCGCGGGCTACGTCGCGCTGCCCGAGACCTTCAAGAAGAAGCTGACAACGGCCGTCTCGGCGATCGCCTGA